Proteins encoded together in one Caldicellulosiruptor saccharolyticus DSM 8903 window:
- a CDS encoding M20/M25/M40 family metallo-hydrolase: protein MCAIESYPGKEEELKEFVENELSEMLVFYDDDRQNNLFGERGKNPKVLLNAHLDSVGSEEMGKNWMMEVVYDEKTDRIEGNGTRPIGADDRCGIAIILALLRFTNYQFKFLFTTSCEDEHRGVKFFIENHPEFFKGVNLVIGLDRRGFGDVVCNYGGKDVCFKKECIDKVIEIGKSLGIPAKKEKSPHIADIRYIADRFGISSFCLSVGYYNPHTPSEYAVLDEVVETYKWMCRILEFIQ from the coding sequence ATGTGCGCGATAGAGTCCTACCCTGGCAAAGAGGAAGAGCTGAAAGAGTTTGTAGAAAATGAACTGAGTGAGATGCTGGTTTTCTATGATGATGACAGGCAAAACAATCTATTTGGTGAAAGAGGAAAAAATCCAAAGGTACTTTTAAATGCCCATCTTGACTCTGTAGGAAGTGAAGAGATGGGCAAAAACTGGATGATGGAAGTAGTTTACGATGAAAAAACGGATAGAATTGAAGGAAACGGTACAAGACCAATAGGTGCTGATGACAGATGCGGAATTGCAATAATTTTAGCTCTTTTGAGATTTACCAACTACCAATTCAAATTTCTCTTCACAACTTCCTGCGAAGACGAACATAGAGGAGTAAAATTTTTTATTGAAAACCATCCAGAGTTTTTCAAAGGTGTAAATCTTGTGATTGGCCTTGACAGACGGGGTTTTGGCGATGTTGTCTGCAACTATGGTGGCAAAGATGTATGTTTTAAGAAAGAATGCATTGACAAGGTAATTGAAATAGGCAAAAGTTTAGGAATTCCAGCAAAGAAAGAAAAAAGTCCTCACATTGCCGATATAAGATACATCGCTGACAGGTTTGGAATAAGCAGCTTTTGTCTTTCTGTTGGTTATTACAATCCTCACACCCCATCTGAATATGCAGTGTTGGATGAGGTTGTCGAGACGTACAAGTGGATGTGCAGAATTTTAGAATTTATACAGTAA
- the ilvE gene encoding branched-chain-amino-acid transaminase translates to MEEKLIYIDGEFYKKSEAKVSVFDHGFLYGDGVFEGIRVYNGKIFKCKEHVDRLYQAAKAIYMEIPISKEEMIEALKKTCRVNNIKDGYIRLVVSRGVGDLGLSPTKCPKPTIVIIADSIVLYPQEMYEKGMKVITASTRRNSPQCLDPQIKSLNYLNNILAKIEANMAGVPEAIMLTQDGYVTECTGDNIFIVKDGELITPPVYLGALDGITRRTVMKLAKDLGIPVYEKVFTLFNLYNADECFFTGTAAEVIAVTEVDGRKIGNGEVGPITKKLMEEFKKLTLVDGVDIYD, encoded by the coding sequence ATGGAAGAAAAACTAATATACATCGATGGGGAGTTTTATAAAAAATCAGAGGCAAAAGTGTCAGTGTTTGACCATGGGTTTTTGTACGGCGATGGGGTGTTTGAAGGGATAAGAGTTTACAATGGAAAGATTTTTAAATGCAAAGAACATGTGGACAGGCTATATCAAGCAGCAAAGGCTATTTACATGGAAATTCCAATATCAAAGGAAGAGATGATTGAGGCTTTAAAGAAGACATGCAGAGTTAATAACATAAAAGATGGGTATATAAGGCTTGTTGTGTCACGCGGTGTTGGTGATTTAGGCCTCTCCCCCACTAAGTGTCCAAAACCAACTATTGTTATTATTGCTGATTCTATTGTCTTATATCCACAGGAAATGTATGAAAAGGGAATGAAGGTTATTACTGCTTCAACAAGAAGGAATAGTCCTCAGTGTTTAGACCCTCAGATAAAGTCATTGAACTATCTAAATAACATCTTAGCAAAGATTGAGGCAAACATGGCAGGTGTACCAGAGGCTATAATGCTCACACAAGATGGTTATGTTACAGAGTGCACGGGTGATAATATCTTCATTGTAAAGGATGGCGAGCTTATCACACCACCTGTTTATCTTGGAGCTTTGGATGGTATTACAAGAAGAACTGTGATGAAACTTGCAAAAGACCTTGGTATTCCTGTGTATGAAAAAGTGTTCACACTATTTAACCTTTACAATGCAGATGAGTGTTTCTTTACAGGCACGGCAGCAGAGGTTATAGCAGTCACAGAGGTTGATGGAAGAAAAATAGGCAATGGCGAGGTCGGACCGATTACAAAAAAACTAATGGAAGAGTTCAAAAAACTTACACTTGTTGATGGTGTTGATATATATGACTAA
- the ilvD gene encoding dihydroxy-acid dehydratase, giving the protein MRSDIVKKGFEKAPQRSLFKAMGYTDEEIRRPLIAVVNSWNEVVPGHIHLDKIAEAVKAGIRLAGATPMEFNVIGVCDGIAMGHIGMKYSLITRELIADSIEAMVMAHQFDGMVLIPNCDKIVPGMLMAAARVNIPSILISGGPMLAGRVDNKVCDLNSVFEAVGAYSAGKITDEELFALEENACPGCGSCSGMFTANTMNCLSEVLGMALPGNGTIPAVMAARIRLAKMAGMKIVELVERDIKPSDILTIEAFENALTVDMALGGSTNTILHLPAIANELGIKLNLDIINDISDKTPNLCKLSPAGHYHIEDLYFAGGVQAVMNELSKKGLIHLDLLTVTGKSVGENIKDAKVKDYNVIRPIDNPYSETGGLVIVRGNLAPDGAVVKKSAVPPKLMRHRGPARVFESGEEVFEAILKGKIQKGDVIVIRYEGPKGGPGMREMLSPTSALAGVGLIEDVALITDGRFSGATRGACFGHVSPEAAERGPIAAVQDGDIISIDIENKTLTLEVPEEEIKRRLESLGPFEPKVKKGYLYRYSKLVRSASTGAILE; this is encoded by the coding sequence ATGAGGAGTGACATTGTAAAAAAAGGTTTTGAAAAAGCGCCTCAGCGCTCGCTTTTCAAGGCAATGGGATACACTGATGAAGAGATAAGAAGACCACTTATTGCAGTTGTAAATTCATGGAACGAGGTTGTTCCAGGGCACATTCATCTTGATAAGATTGCAGAGGCAGTGAAAGCGGGTATCAGGCTTGCCGGTGCAACTCCAATGGAGTTTAACGTCATAGGTGTGTGTGATGGAATTGCAATGGGTCATATTGGAATGAAGTACTCTCTCATCACAAGAGAACTGATTGCGGACTCAATTGAAGCAATGGTAATGGCACATCAGTTTGATGGCATGGTCTTGATTCCAAACTGCGACAAGATTGTACCAGGAATGCTGATGGCTGCAGCAAGAGTGAATATCCCAAGCATACTTATAAGCGGCGGTCCAATGCTTGCTGGTAGGGTAGATAATAAGGTATGTGATTTGAATTCTGTGTTTGAAGCAGTAGGTGCGTACTCTGCTGGCAAGATTACCGATGAGGAGCTTTTTGCTCTGGAAGAGAATGCATGCCCTGGTTGTGGTTCTTGTTCTGGCATGTTCACAGCAAACACAATGAACTGTTTGAGCGAAGTACTTGGAATGGCTCTTCCTGGGAATGGCACAATTCCGGCTGTGATGGCAGCACGAATCCGCCTTGCTAAAATGGCCGGGATGAAGATAGTTGAGCTTGTAGAAAGAGACATAAAACCATCTGATATTTTAACAATTGAAGCATTTGAAAATGCCTTGACAGTTGATATGGCGCTTGGTGGGTCAACAAACACTATCTTGCATCTTCCTGCTATTGCGAATGAATTAGGGATAAAACTTAACCTTGATATTATAAACGATATCAGTGACAAAACACCCAACCTTTGCAAGCTCTCACCAGCAGGGCATTACCACATCGAGGACCTTTACTTTGCGGGCGGCGTTCAAGCTGTTATGAATGAGCTTTCTAAAAAAGGTTTGATTCATTTAGATCTTTTGACAGTTACAGGGAAAAGTGTGGGAGAGAATATCAAAGATGCAAAAGTTAAAGATTACAATGTTATCAGGCCAATCGACAATCCATATTCTGAAACAGGTGGGCTTGTGATTGTAAGAGGCAACCTTGCACCAGATGGTGCTGTTGTCAAGAAAAGTGCTGTGCCGCCAAAGCTAATGAGGCACAGAGGACCTGCGCGTGTGTTTGAAAGTGGTGAAGAAGTGTTTGAGGCAATCTTGAAAGGGAAAATTCAAAAGGGCGATGTGATTGTTATAAGATACGAAGGTCCCAAAGGCGGACCGGGGATGAGAGAGATGCTCTCACCCACATCAGCACTGGCAGGTGTTGGACTAATTGAAGATGTTGCGCTGATAACTGATGGCAGATTTTCAGGGGCGACAAGAGGCGCATGTTTTGGTCATGTATCACCAGAGGCAGCAGAGAGAGGTCCGATTGCAGCTGTGCAAGATGGAGATATCATCTCGATTGACATAGAAAATAAAACTCTTACCTTAGAGGTGCCTGAAGAAGAAATAAAAAGAAGACTTGAAAGTCTTGGGCCATTTGAGCCAAAAGTGAAAAAGGGGTATCTTTACAGATACTCAAAACTTGTAAGGTCAGCATCAACTGGTGCTATACTTGAATAA